In Candidatus Nomurabacteria bacterium, a genomic segment contains:
- a CDS encoding prepilin peptidase: MDQSIALIGAIAVAVFGLIIGSFLNAALWRMRVRRSLVSDRSRCPHCKHVLGPAELIPVFSFFWQRGRCRHCRRKISWWYPGIELATAAVFCVNWFRFGLSTEFFYVTVISAFLIVIFVYDARYSLILDRVSLPGAALAFIGSLLLGVPFWDVLLGALIGGGFFFLQYVISRGRWIGGGDMRLGLLLGAFLAWPEIVFALCLAYILGSLYGIGLVLSKKKSWQSAIPFGTFLSLAAYIFYLMSDRVLPYLT, encoded by the coding sequence ATGGACCAAAGCATCGCACTCATTGGCGCTATTGCGGTAGCTGTCTTTGGTTTGATTATTGGCAGCTTTTTAAATGCAGCGCTCTGGCGGATGCGGGTACGGCGCTCTTTAGTAAGCGATCGTTCGCGATGTCCACATTGCAAGCACGTGCTTGGTCCAGCTGAACTCATCCCAGTGTTTAGTTTTTTCTGGCAGCGTGGTCGCTGTCGGCACTGCCGCCGCAAAATTTCCTGGTGGTATCCCGGCATAGAGCTGGCAACAGCGGCAGTGTTTTGCGTGAACTGGTTTCGTTTTGGTTTATCAACTGAGTTTTTTTACGTCACTGTTATTTCCGCTTTCCTCATTGTCATTTTCGTCTATGATGCGCGCTACAGTTTAATTCTCGATCGAGTTTCTTTGCCAGGCGCGGCATTGGCCTTCATCGGCAGTTTGTTACTTGGTGTGCCTTTTTGGGACGTGCTGCTCGGCGCGCTGATTGGTGGAGGATTCTTTTTCCTGCAGTATGTCATTTCCCGTGGTCGCTGGATTGGCGGAGGTGATATGCGTCTCGGGCTGCTGCTTGGTGCCTTCTTAGCCTGGCCGGAAATTGTCTTTGCACTGTGCCTCGCCTATATATTGGGATCGTTATATGGCATTGGTCTGGTTTTGAGTAAGAAGAAGTCTTGGCAAAGCGCTATTCCCTTCGGCACCTTTTTGAGTTTAGCAGCATACATTTTTTATTTAATGAGCGATCGTGTCCTTCCATACCTCACCTAA
- a CDS encoding type II secretion system protein has translation MIELVVSIAIFGILAGILGWNFSRFRENDDLRLAAEQLMTDLRTAQNTAMTGQVIDDPGPGDPAVPIGGYGIHFNLNIGNNEYWMFADRESYSGTTCVPVRNERFDQLVADPPSTCMTDGVNDDLDAAPNPVQLPGDVIIEALRVDGTQSITDVAFLPPKPLPYVAYGDLTNAAVAGKTIEIDLRHTVTNQLRRVTVVGASGQISVSTP, from the coding sequence ATGATTGAGCTAGTTGTCTCAATCGCAATTTTTGGCATACTCGCCGGGATTCTTGGTTGGAATTTTAGCCGCTTCCGAGAAAATGATGATTTACGTCTAGCCGCTGAACAGCTGATGACTGATCTTCGTACTGCGCAAAATACTGCCATGACCGGTCAGGTGATTGATGATCCAGGACCAGGAGATCCAGCCGTGCCAATTGGCGGCTATGGCATTCATTTTAATCTCAACATAGGCAACAACGAATATTGGATGTTTGCGGATCGAGAGAGTTACAGTGGGACAACTTGTGTTCCTGTACGCAACGAGCGCTTTGATCAATTAGTAGCCGACCCTCCGAGCACGTGTATGACTGATGGGGTGAATGATGATTTAGATGCAGCGCCTAATCCGGTACAATTACCCGGCGATGTGATTATTGAAGCCTTGCGAGTAGATGGAACACAAAGCATTACCGACGTGGCCTTTTTGCCTCCTAAACCACTCCCTTATGTAGCTTACGGCGATCTGACAAATGCCGCCGTAGCTGGGAAAACTATTGAGATTGACCTCCGTCATACCGTGACAAACCAGCTCCGAAGGGTTACTGTAGTAGGAGCATCAGGTCAAATAAGTGTCAGCACACCATAA
- a CDS encoding prepilin-type N-terminal cleavage/methylation domain-containing protein — MHRFSHNQEGQTLVEVIIAVSILLAGIVTSLTLGIVTVRAGQVSQNRTIADNLAREGLELVRTMRDTNWLQDNVWDQGLCASDDTTAIPDFLPDVNAWSLDFSVDDFADANAQVLYREDRENSLRPLDYYMQTAGPRPDGSTPSRFRRLLTISSDDGSCVDADVSYTVKSEVQWDEGGTTHSSIVEERLFDWRT, encoded by the coding sequence ATGCATCGATTTTCACACAATCAAGAAGGTCAAACCCTGGTCGAGGTGATTATCGCGGTTTCGATTCTCTTGGCTGGTATTGTTACCTCCTTAACCCTTGGCATTGTGACGGTGCGGGCTGGTCAAGTGTCCCAAAACCGTACGATTGCAGATAATCTAGCTCGGGAGGGTTTAGAGTTGGTGCGTACTATGCGCGATACCAATTGGCTGCAGGATAATGTATGGGACCAGGGCTTATGTGCCTCTGATGACACTACTGCTATTCCAGATTTTTTACCGGATGTAAATGCGTGGAGTCTTGATTTCAGCGTAGATGATTTTGCGGACGCCAATGCACAGGTCTTATATAGAGAAGATCGAGAAAATTCACTTCGCCCGCTTGATTACTACATGCAAACAGCTGGACCTCGACCGGACGGATCAACGCCGAGTCGCTTCCGTCGTTTATTAACGATTAGTTCTGATGACGGTAGCTGTGTCGATGCTGATGTCTCGTATACAGTGAAGTCAGAAGTGCAGTGGGATGAGGGTGGAACAACCCATTCCTCAATAGTAGAAGAGCGACTCTTTGATTGGAGGACATGA
- a CDS encoding type II secretion system protein: MMRLRRLLYKKIFAREEKGFTLVEILMVLGIFSTALLMVVNIFVTSTRLQQRTLTAQRLSADARFTLETMARAIRSGTVDYDFYHARTPYVSTEYEMKITDPSYPLHVLSVIDPDGNRTIFRRQSLDPVNDPWGNDKSGGFEKVGDKLEVCLESNLCIDPTDYEGSSKTLCNSDSECGETGESCLLSCNYQGAWSDITPEGVRLTGGSQHPTEPYGFKVTLTPPYSPFLIQNNETGEYKADEQPRVSILMITKGNGNDQDELKEVKLQTTVSTRVYGR; the protein is encoded by the coding sequence ATGATGAGGTTGCGACGCTTATTGTATAAGAAAATATTTGCCCGAGAAGAAAAAGGATTCACCTTGGTGGAAATTCTCATGGTGCTCGGCATTTTCTCAACCGCACTACTTATGGTGGTGAATATTTTTGTTACCTCGACTCGTTTGCAGCAGCGCACACTGACTGCCCAGCGCCTGAGTGCTGATGCGCGATTTACTTTAGAGACCATGGCCCGGGCAATTCGAAGTGGTACGGTTGACTATGATTTTTATCACGCACGAACGCCATACGTTTCAACAGAGTACGAGATGAAGATTACCGACCCTAGCTATCCTCTGCATGTGTTGTCAGTTATTGATCCGGATGGAAACCGTACGATTTTTCGCCGTCAGAGTCTGGATCCGGTAAATGACCCCTGGGGGAATGATAAGAGTGGCGGATTTGAAAAAGTTGGAGACAAGCTAGAAGTATGTTTAGAGAGCAACCTTTGTATAGATCCAACAGATTATGAGGGTTCCTCAAAAACGCTTTGCAACTCTGACAGTGAGTGCGGAGAGACTGGTGAATCTTGTTTGCTTTCCTGTAATTACCAAGGTGCTTGGAGCGACATTACTCCAGAGGGCGTCCGTTTAACCGGTGGATCACAACATCCCACCGAGCCCTATGGCTTTAAGGTAACCTTGACCCCCCCGTATAGTCCTTTCTTAATTCAGAATAATGAAACTGGCGAATATAAAGCTGATGAGCAGCCCCGGGTTTCCATACTCATGATAACCAAGGGCAATGGCAATGACCAAGATGAGCTGAAAGAAGTGAAATTACAAACAACCGTAAGTACGCGTGTGTATGGACGTTAA
- a CDS encoding metallophosphoesterase, whose translation MGSFLKRFFLITISVSLLILAYIAWSGYQFFQADNTPITQESLEETQGFQFVVLSDNEGATPIFDRLLQEISGESAQFLMHLGDLSPRGAESDLQEVRARLDQLPFPYYTAIGNNDLGRDRSRELYIKYFANARPENAKGGATYYSFDYQDAHFVVLDNSDRRVGFEDAQLAWLEKDLAEHEANAIFLFMHRPVDLPFTAFTGDDETPASRIANAKFIDIIEQHPITRIFAGHIHTLFTYTLGTTPVSVSGGGGAAPQDLIKDFVGPVYHYLLVTVTDEKISIEVKRLQE comes from the coding sequence ATGGGGTCTTTTCTCAAACGTTTCTTTCTCATAACCATCAGTGTCAGCCTCCTTATTTTGGCATATATTGCCTGGTCAGGCTATCAATTCTTCCAGGCTGATAACACTCCAATCACTCAGGAATCCCTAGAGGAAACGCAGGGTTTCCAGTTTGTGGTGCTGAGTGATAATGAAGGGGCCACCCCAATTTTTGATAGACTTTTGCAAGAGATTTCAGGAGAATCAGCCCAATTTCTCATGCACTTGGGTGATTTAAGTCCTCGTGGCGCTGAGTCAGATTTGCAAGAGGTTCGGGCAAGGCTCGACCAGTTACCTTTCCCCTATTATACCGCAATTGGCAATAATGATCTTGGCCGTGATCGATCTCGTGAGCTCTATATCAAATACTTTGCTAATGCGCGGCCAGAAAACGCCAAAGGTGGGGCGACCTACTATAGCTTTGACTATCAGGATGCCCATTTTGTCGTGCTTGATAATTCTGACCGTCGCGTAGGCTTTGAAGACGCTCAGCTCGCCTGGCTAGAAAAAGATTTAGCAGAGCATGAAGCAAATGCTATCTTTCTTTTTATGCACCGGCCGGTTGATCTGCCTTTCACCGCTTTTACCGGTGATGATGAAACTCCTGCCTCACGTATAGCAAATGCGAAATTTATTGACATCATCGAGCAACATCCTATCACTCGCATATTTGCCGGCCACATCCACACCCTCTTCACCTATACTCTGGGCACTACTCCTGTCAGCGTTTCCGGCGGAGGAGGGGCGGCGCCTCAGGACCTGATTAAAGACTTTGTCGGTCCAGTCTATCACTACTTACTCGTAACAGTGACAGACGAAAAAATAAGCATTGAAGTAAAGAGACTGCAGGAATAA
- the ligA gene encoding NAD-dependent DNA ligase LigA: MTKAEAQQRIDKLKKEIDHHRYLYHVEDRQEISDAALDSLKHELERLEQQFPDLITADSPTQRVGGEPLPEFQKVQHTQRMLSLNDIFSFEELQAWEDRVKKLLSAGEQKQLGYFVELKMDGLAISLLYRDGVLARASTRGDGYIGEDVTENMKTIEAIPLRLRVLKNITQQNRVIRGEVEIRGEVVMSKKAFANLNAAQKKKKEPLYANPRNVAAGSVRQLNPKVTASRKLDFVAYDLVSDLGQETHSEVHSLLRQLGFKAGDHNYTSANIQEVEKVHTQIGKLRESLPYWTDGIVVNVNHLSLFQKLGVVGKAPRGAVAYKYPAEQATTVVEDIQVQIGRTGALTPVAHLRPVQVAGTTVSRATLHNEDEIARLDVRIGDTVIVQKAGDIIPDIVQGLPKLRTGKERRFHFPKKCPICGSAVERQADQAAYYCSNTFCFAQAREGLYHFVSKSAFDIDGLGPKIIDQLLEHELIRDPADIFALREADLLPLDGFAEVSARNLIQAITAKKRISLARFLYALGIRHVGEETAIALAQHFHALDAITAASLEELEAIHDIGGIVAKSIYAYFAEPAHQKLLKKLAQNGVEIIYQAPKRRTLEGKTFVLTGGLSSLTRDEAKDRIRRAGGSISSSVSQKTDYVVAGEDPGSKYDKAKELNVAIINEKELLQMLDS; the protein is encoded by the coding sequence ATGACAAAAGCAGAAGCGCAACAACGTATAGACAAGCTAAAAAAGGAAATCGATCACCATCGCTACCTTTATCATGTAGAAGATCGACAAGAGATTTCAGATGCTGCGCTTGATTCTTTGAAGCACGAGCTTGAGCGTCTGGAGCAGCAATTTCCAGATTTGATCACTGCTGATTCGCCGACCCAACGTGTGGGTGGGGAGCCTTTGCCTGAGTTTCAAAAAGTGCAGCACACCCAGCGCATGTTGTCCCTAAATGATATTTTTAGTTTTGAGGAATTGCAGGCCTGGGAAGATCGCGTAAAAAAATTGTTAAGTGCTGGCGAACAAAAGCAGCTCGGATATTTTGTTGAATTAAAAATGGATGGTTTAGCTATTTCATTACTTTATCGTGATGGAGTATTGGCTCGCGCCTCTACCCGGGGTGATGGATATATCGGAGAGGACGTCACCGAGAATATGAAAACCATCGAAGCAATCCCGCTTCGTTTACGTGTACTAAAAAATATTACGCAGCAGAATCGAGTTATCCGCGGTGAGGTAGAAATCCGTGGCGAGGTCGTCATGTCTAAAAAAGCTTTTGCGAATTTAAACGCGGCGCAGAAAAAGAAGAAAGAGCCTCTCTACGCGAATCCGAGAAATGTGGCTGCCGGCTCAGTCCGTCAATTGAATCCTAAGGTCACAGCCAGCCGTAAGCTTGATTTCGTTGCCTATGATCTCGTGAGTGACCTGGGACAAGAGACGCATAGCGAGGTGCATAGTTTGTTGCGACAACTTGGTTTCAAGGCCGGGGATCATAATTACACGAGCGCAAATATCCAAGAGGTAGAAAAAGTGCATACGCAAATTGGCAAGCTGCGCGAGAGCTTGCCATACTGGACTGATGGCATCGTGGTGAACGTAAATCACTTGTCGCTTTTTCAAAAGCTAGGTGTCGTAGGTAAGGCGCCGCGAGGGGCAGTTGCATACAAGTATCCAGCTGAGCAGGCAACTACAGTAGTGGAAGATATCCAGGTGCAAATCGGTCGGACAGGCGCTCTCACTCCGGTGGCACATCTCCGTCCTGTGCAGGTTGCGGGCACGACTGTGTCGCGAGCAACTCTGCATAACGAAGATGAAATTGCCCGCTTGGATGTTCGCATAGGTGACACCGTTATCGTACAAAAGGCCGGAGATATTATTCCAGACATCGTGCAGGGCTTACCAAAATTGCGTACTGGTAAAGAACGTCGGTTTCACTTCCCAAAGAAGTGTCCTATCTGCGGATCTGCAGTTGAGCGCCAAGCTGATCAAGCTGCCTATTATTGCAGCAACACATTTTGTTTTGCGCAGGCCCGAGAGGGTTTATACCACTTCGTCAGTAAGTCAGCTTTTGATATTGATGGTCTGGGTCCGAAGATTATCGATCAACTGCTCGAGCATGAATTGATCCGAGACCCGGCTGACATTTTTGCTTTGCGTGAAGCTGACCTTTTGCCCTTAGACGGATTTGCAGAAGTTTCCGCCCGTAATCTTATACAGGCGATTACTGCGAAGAAGCGGATTAGCCTGGCACGTTTCCTTTATGCCCTTGGTATCCGACACGTGGGTGAAGAAACAGCTATAGCATTGGCTCAGCACTTCCATGCCCTCGATGCTATCACTGCGGCGAGTCTAGAGGAGTTGGAGGCTATTCATGACATTGGTGGTATTGTCGCGAAAAGTATTTACGCTTACTTTGCCGAGCCTGCTCATCAGAAGTTATTGAAAAAGCTAGCACAGAATGGGGTAGAAATTATTTATCAAGCTCCAAAGCGTCGGACATTGGAAGGAAAAACCTTTGTCCTGACTGGTGGACTGTCCTCCTTAACCCGTGATGAGGCAAAAGATCGTATCCGCCGAGCTGGTGGGAGTATTAGCAGCTCTGTATCTCAAAAGACTGACTATGTGGTGGCGGGCGAGGATCCAGGGTCAAAGTACGACAAGGCAAAAGAGTTGAACGTCGCAATTATTAATGAAAAAGAGCTCTTGCAGATGCTGGATTCCTGA
- the gatC gene encoding Asp-tRNA(Asn)/Glu-tRNA(Gln) amidotransferase subunit GatC has translation MSSKYAKIDLLADMAKIALTDEEQKKLEKELQSILAYVQVLDKVDTSSTPPTRHVSGLINQTREDKIVPSDHASEITRQSPRRSGFEIPSVRSLWTSKK, from the coding sequence ATGTCATCGAAATATGCAAAAATCGACCTCTTAGCTGATATGGCAAAGATTGCCCTGACTGATGAGGAGCAGAAAAAACTAGAAAAAGAACTGCAAAGCATCTTAGCCTATGTGCAGGTCCTTGATAAGGTTGATACTTCGAGTACACCGCCTACGCGTCATGTCAGCGGTCTCATCAATCAGACAAGAGAGGATAAGATTGTCCCTTCTGATCATGCGAGTGAGATTACTCGTCAATCCCCACGACGTTCAGGATTTGAGATTCCTTCGGTACGTAGCTTATGGACTTCAAAGAAATAA
- the gatA gene encoding Asp-tRNA(Asn)/Glu-tRNA(Gln) amidotransferase subunit GatA, whose translation MDFKEITLSRALEGLRSGEYSAIELTQSLLERSAQLNPKLNAYISIHAEQAMAAAQEADAKLSRGEDIGPLTGIPIAVKDGIVTKGPSTAGSHMLEHFSATYNASVVERLQQAGAIILGKTNCDEFAFGVSGEYSAFGPSRNPWDTERVPGGSSSGSAVAVAAGLALGSLGSDTGGSVRQPASMTNLVGIRPSYGRVSRYGLIGTASSLDTIGVFGRNVEDAVRIFQAIAGHDTKDATSLPDAVPDYLALMQEKNRKLRIGIPKEYFSDALRDDVRAVVEQAIMTLRQLGHEPVEISLPHTEESLAVYYILNPSESSSNLARFDGIRYGHSALEKNEKAPLGEVFAKSRDEGFGPEAKRRILLGTFALSSGYAAKYYVKAQQVRTLVKEDFTNAFQSVDLIVTPTVPEPAWKIGEVQDPLKLYLADIFMTATSLAGLPAISVPAGFVDGLPVGMQIIGKSLAEAEIFALAQQYENSSEWVKQFPKL comes from the coding sequence ATGGACTTCAAAGAAATAACCCTTAGCCGAGCTCTGGAGGGATTACGCTCGGGAGAATATAGCGCGATTGAGTTGACGCAAAGTTTGCTAGAACGCAGTGCTCAACTTAACCCCAAACTCAACGCCTACATTTCCATTCATGCTGAGCAGGCTATGGCCGCAGCCCAAGAGGCTGATGCCAAACTTTCTCGGGGTGAGGACATTGGACCCTTAACTGGCATCCCAATAGCAGTGAAGGATGGAATTGTGACGAAGGGCCCATCAACGGCCGGCTCTCACATGCTTGAGCATTTTAGCGCTACGTATAATGCCAGTGTGGTGGAGCGATTACAGCAGGCCGGCGCTATTATCTTAGGCAAGACAAACTGCGATGAATTTGCTTTTGGCGTATCAGGTGAGTACTCAGCTTTTGGGCCAAGTCGTAACCCATGGGACACTGAGCGAGTGCCAGGTGGTTCATCATCCGGCTCAGCTGTTGCGGTTGCCGCAGGCTTAGCGCTTGGGTCACTTGGTAGTGATACCGGCGGATCAGTTCGTCAGCCGGCGAGCATGACTAATCTTGTCGGTATCCGCCCGAGTTATGGACGAGTAAGTCGATATGGTTTAATCGGCACCGCTTCCTCGCTTGATACGATTGGCGTCTTTGGTCGTAACGTTGAGGATGCCGTGCGCATCTTCCAGGCAATAGCCGGACATGATACTAAGGACGCAACTTCGTTGCCTGATGCAGTGCCGGACTATTTAGCGCTTATGCAGGAAAAAAATCGTAAACTGCGTATTGGTATACCAAAGGAATATTTTAGCGACGCCTTACGAGATGATGTGCGTGCAGTGGTAGAGCAGGCGATTATGACTTTGCGGCAGCTTGGTCACGAGCCAGTGGAGATTTCTTTGCCGCACACCGAGGAGTCGCTGGCAGTCTATTACATTCTCAACCCTTCTGAATCATCTTCCAACCTCGCACGCTTTGATGGCATTCGTTACGGACACTCAGCGCTGGAGAAAAATGAGAAAGCGCCGCTAGGTGAAGTGTTTGCGAAAAGTCGTGATGAGGGTTTTGGTCCAGAAGCAAAGCGACGCATTTTACTCGGCACCTTTGCCTTATCCAGCGGCTATGCAGCGAAATATTATGTGAAGGCGCAGCAAGTTCGCACTTTAGTAAAAGAGGACTTCACAAATGCCTTTCAATCGGTTGACCTGATTGTTACCCCGACTGTACCAGAGCCAGCCTGGAAAATCGGCGAAGTGCAAGATCCTTTGAAGCTCTATCTGGCTGATATTTTCATGACGGCGACCAGCTTAGCCGGACTGCCAGCCATTTCCGTTCCTGCTGGCTTTGTCGACGGATTACCCGTTGGTATGCAGATTATTGGCAAGTCATTAGCCGAAGCAGAAATATTTGCCCTGGCTCAGCAATATGAGAATTCAAGTGAATGGGTAAAGCAATTTCCCAAACTTTAG
- a CDS encoding response regulator has protein sequence MAEKKTKVLIVEDEKMLADMYGTKFSMEGYEVEKANDGAAGLEKAKTMQPDIILLDVIMPKMDGFTVLKALKEESRLKDTPVILLTNLGQDDDVKKGKELGANDYYVKSNHSPSEIVEKVKQVIQ, from the coding sequence ATGGCGGAAAAAAAGACCAAGGTCCTTATTGTAGAAGACGAGAAAATGCTCGCCGATATGTATGGGACGAAATTCAGTATGGAGGGGTATGAAGTAGAAAAGGCGAATGATGGTGCGGCTGGTTTAGAAAAAGCAAAAACCATGCAGCCGGATATCATTCTCTTGGATGTTATTATGCCAAAGATGGACGGTTTTACCGTGCTTAAGGCGCTGAAAGAAGAGTCAAGGTTAAAAGATACCCCAGTCATCTTGTTGACCAATCTAGGTCAGGACGATGATGTAAAAAAAGGGAAAGAGCTCGGAGCAAATGATTATTATGTGAAATCAAATCACAGTCCTTCCGAGATCGTCGAAAAAGTAAAACAAGTTATTCAGTAA
- a CDS encoding nucleoside-diphosphate kinase (catalyzes the formation of nucleoside triphosphate from ATP and nucleoside diphosphate), with product MSETQPNFIERTVVLVKPDGVKRGLVGEIIGRFEKTGLKIVGMKMIWVDKELVAKHYPESRTELLRGIGEKTLKTYQEYGMDPNEQLGTMDPLEIGKMVNNWNIDFLTSGPVMAMVLEGLHAISNVRQIVGNTLPVFADPGTIRGDYSLDSPAMANQQKRTVRNLIHASGNAEEAKYEVELWFRENELYTYKRSDEAVMYE from the coding sequence ATGTCAGAGACACAGCCGAATTTTATCGAACGCACCGTTGTCTTGGTGAAACCAGATGGTGTGAAGCGGGGATTAGTCGGGGAAATAATTGGCCGATTTGAAAAGACCGGCTTAAAAATAGTCGGAATGAAAATGATCTGGGTTGATAAAGAGCTGGTGGCTAAGCACTACCCAGAATCACGCACCGAATTGCTGCGAGGTATCGGTGAAAAAACTTTGAAGACCTATCAAGAGTACGGCATGGATCCAAACGAGCAATTGGGAACTATGGATCCGCTGGAAATTGGTAAGATGGTGAATAACTGGAATATTGATTTCCTCACCTCAGGTCCAGTTATGGCTATGGTGCTCGAAGGTCTGCACGCCATTTCTAACGTACGACAAATAGTTGGTAATACTTTACCGGTCTTTGCTGATCCAGGTACCATTCGTGGTGATTACTCACTGGATTCTCCGGCTATGGCCAATCAACAGAAGCGAACGGTCCGTAACCTGATTCACGCTTCAGGTAACGCTGAAGAAGCAAAGTATGAAGTTGAGCTATGGTTCCGTGAGAACGAGCTCTATACCTACAAGCGCAGCGACGAAGCGGTGATGTACGAGTAG
- the rpmB gene encoding 50S ribosomal protein L28, which produces MARTCTICGRGAMNAVSRSHSNIATKRKQHVNLQTLLVDGKRVKACTSCIRTHNQKQKA; this is translated from the coding sequence ATGGCACGGACATGTACAATCTGCGGTCGAGGAGCTATGAATGCAGTCAGCCGCAGCCACTCAAATATCGCTACGAAGCGCAAGCAGCATGTGAATTTGCAGACCTTGCTGGTTGATGGCAAGCGCGTAAAGGCTTGCACTTCTTGCATCCGAACCCACAACCAGAAGCAGAAAGCGTAA
- a CDS encoding site-2 protease family protein, with product MILDLLFTDPAIFLIYLGAIIVPIALHEFAHALSATMQGDPTPKAMGRLTFNPLAHIDPMGILLLLIAGFGWGKPTPFNPINLKNPRLGTVWVALAGPLSNLIQIIVFGIFLKFVAFLGPSNYLVIFLAALLQINIILMLFNLIPIPPLDGSKVLFGFLPPSTLEFQARFERIGPLVLLGIIIVDQFTGIGVFHWIFSGITNAIFSFF from the coding sequence ATGATTCTCGACCTCCTTTTCACCGATCCAGCCATATTCCTCATCTACCTAGGGGCAATAATCGTGCCAATTGCTTTGCATGAGTTTGCGCACGCGTTATCAGCCACGATGCAGGGCGATCCAACCCCAAAGGCTATGGGACGCCTGACCTTCAACCCATTGGCGCATATTGACCCCATGGGCATCCTGCTCCTCCTTATTGCGGGATTTGGATGGGGGAAGCCAACCCCATTTAACCCAATAAACCTTAAAAATCCGCGTTTGGGTACGGTTTGGGTGGCCTTAGCCGGTCCTTTGTCAAACCTTATCCAGATCATAGTTTTTGGTATTTTCTTGAAATTTGTAGCGTTTTTAGGGCCAAGCAACTACCTGGTGATTTTCTTAGCCGCCTTGTTACAAATTAATATTATTCTCATGCTCTTTAACCTTATTCCCATTCCGCCTTTGGATGGATCAAAAGTACTTTTTGGTTTTTTGCCTCCCTCTACCTTGGAATTTCAAGCAAGATTTGAGCGTATTGGGCCGCTGGTGTTGCTGGGGATTATTATCGTAGATCAGTTTACCGGAATTGGAGTCTTTCACTGGATATTTAGCGGAATAACCAACGCAATCTTTTCATTTTTTTAA
- the rpsL gene encoding 30S ribosomal protein S12, producing the protein MPTTSQLVRKGRKREQTKSKTPALETTLNALKRKRTYLKKGSPFKRGVCVKVTTTTPKKPNSALRKIARVRLSNGMEVTAYIPGMGHNLQEHSVVLIRGGRVKDLPGVRYHIVRGVYDTQGVAERKQSRSIYGAKKGK; encoded by the coding sequence ATGCCTACAACTAGCCAACTTGTCCGCAAAGGACGCAAACGAGAGCAAACGAAGTCAAAGACTCCGGCGCTCGAAACTACCTTAAACGCCTTGAAGCGCAAACGCACCTACCTGAAGAAGGGTAGTCCTTTTAAGCGTGGTGTATGCGTGAAGGTAACGACTACTACCCCTAAAAAGCCAAACTCAGCTTTGCGCAAAATTGCTCGTGTACGTCTTTCGAACGGCATGGAAGTGACTGCGTACATCCCGGGCATGGGTCATAATCTCCAAGAACACTCTGTGGTATTGATTCGTGGCGGTCGTGTCAAAGACCTTCCAGGTGTCCGTTATCACATCGTCCGTGGCGTCTATGACACCCAGGGAGTAGCTGAACGGAAGCAAAGCCGCAGTATTTATGGAGCTAAGAAAGGAAAATAA
- the rpsG gene encoding 30S ribosomal protein S7 yields the protein MRGKRAPKRTIAPDARYQNVMLAKFINLIMERGKKSVATRIVYGAFDVIKEKTEQDPIEVFDLAIRNVAPVLEVKSKRVGGANYQVPIEVRGDRRIGLAMRWIIAAAQGKKGQPMHVKLAEELIAGSKKEGEAMKKREDVHRMAEANRAFAHFA from the coding sequence ATGCGAGGAAAGCGAGCACCAAAGCGTACCATTGCCCCTGACGCACGTTACCAAAACGTCATGTTGGCAAAGTTTATCAATTTGATTATGGAGCGCGGTAAGAAGAGCGTAGCTACTCGAATCGTCTACGGCGCTTTTGATGTGATTAAGGAAAAGACTGAGCAAGATCCTATCGAGGTATTTGATCTCGCTATCCGCAATGTCGCTCCAGTATTAGAAGTGAAATCAAAACGCGTTGGTGGTGCAAACTACCAAGTGCCGATTGAAGTCCGTGGTGATCGCCGCATTGGTTTAGCTATGCGTTGGATTATCGCTGCCGCCCAAGGCAAAAAAGGACAGCCAATGCACGTGAAATTGGCCGAAGAGCTCATTGCTGGCTCCAAAAAAGAGGGTGAAGCCATGAAGAAGCGAGAAGATGTGCATCGCATGGCCGAAGCAAACCGCGCCTTCGCTCACTTCGCGTAG